The Actinobacillus suis ATCC 33415 DNA segment CTTAGAAGATGAAGAGCTTGAAGAAGAAATCTTAGGCTATATTGCTGATAACCTTGTAACTGCAGATGTTGCTACAAGTAAAGTGATTGATATGCAAGCTTCTATGCTTGCAGAAATTGATGATGAATACTTAAAAGAACGTGCTGGCGATATCCGCGATATCGGTAACCGTCTATTACGTAACATTCTTGGTATGCACATCATCGATTTAGGTGATATTCAAGAAGAAGTTATTTTAGTTGCTTATGACTTAACACCTTCTGAAACGGCACAATTAAACTTAGATAAAGTATTAGGCTTTATTACTGATATTGGCGGTCGTACATCTCACACTTCAATTATGGCTCGTTCATTAGAGCTTCCTGCTATCGTTGGTACAAATGATATTACCGCACGTGTTAAAACCGGTGATACATTAATTTTAGATGCAGTAAATAACCAAATTCACATTAATCCTTCAGACGCAGAAATCGCAGAATTCAAAGCGGTTCAAGAACGTGTTGCGGCTGAAAAAGCAGAACTTGCAAAATTAAAAGAATTACCGGCGGAAACTTTAGACGGTCACCGTATCGAAGTTGCAGGTAATATCGGAACAATCCGTGATGTTGACGGCGTATTACGTAATGGTGGTGAGTCTGTCGGTTTATATCGTACCGAATTCTTATTTATGGATCGTAGCGAATTACCAGGCGAAGAAGAACAATTCCAAGCATATAAAGAAATTGTTGAAGCAATGGGCGGTAAACAAGTTGTGTTACGTACCATGGATATCGGCGGTGACAAAGAATTACCGTACTTAAACTTACCAAAAGAAATGAACCCATTCTTAGGTTGGCGTGCGGTGCGTATCGGTTTAACACGTCGTGAAATCTTAGATACGCAATTACGAGCAGTATTACGTGCATCAGCATTCGGTAAATTAGCGGTAATGTTCCCGATGATTATCTCTGTTGAAGAAATTCGTGAATTAAAAGCAATCGTTGCGGAATTAAAAGAACAGCTCCGTGCGGAAGGCAAAGCATTCGATGAAAACCTTCAATTAGGTATCATGGTTGAGACTCCGTCAGCGGCGGTAAATGCACGTCACCTTGCGAAAGAAGCTGACTTCTTTAGTATCGGTACCAATGACTTAACCCAATATACCTTAGCGGTTGACCGCGGTAATGAAATCATTGCGCACCTTTACAACCCATTAAGCCCATCAGTATTAAACTTAATCAAACAAGTAATTGATGCGTCACACGCTGAAGGTAAATGGACTGGTATGTGTGGTGAATTAGCCGGCGATGTTCGTGCAACGGCATTATTACTTGGTATGGGCTTAGATGAGTTTAGTATGAGTGCAATTTCTGTGCCTCACGTGAAAAAACTTGCACGTTCAATCAACTATGCAGATGCAAAAGCATTGGCAGACGAGGCATTAGCACAGCCGACTGCAGCTGACATTGAAAAATTAGTTAACGATTTTTACGCTAAACTGAACTAATTTTCAATAAATAGCATACAAAAACAGAATTCTCGTATAGAATGTACGGGAATTTTGTTTATTATTTAAATAACGGAGATTTCTATGGGCTTTTTCGACAAATTATTTGGCTCAAAACAAGCAGCGGCAAAAGAGGTTAAAGTTTATGCACCTCTTTCAGGTGAAATTGTAAACATCGAAGATGTACCAGATGTTGTTTTCTCTGAAAAAATCGTTGGTGACGGTGTTGCAATTCGTCCAAACGGTGACACAATCGTTGCGCCAGTAAACGGTACTATCGGTAAAATTTTCGAAACAAACCACGCATTCTCAATTGAATCAGATGAAGGTGTTGAATTATTCGTTCACTTCGGTATTGATACGGTTGAATTAAAAGGTGAAGGTTTTACCCGTGTAGCTCAAGAAGGCCAATCAGTAAAAGCTGGTGACCCGATTATCAAATTTGATTTAGAATTACTTGAAAGCAAAGCAAAATCAGTATTAACGCCGGTTGTAATTTCTAATATGGACGAAATCAGCAACTTAGACAAAAAAGTCGGTCAAGTTGTTGCTGGTGAAAGCGTTGTATTAACATTAACTAAATAATTGATTTAGTTGAATAAATAACTGCCACGATAGTAAAATATCGTGGCATTTTTATTGGTCTAATTTTATTTAGTTATAGCGAAAAAATAATCAAACGGGTAAAATGGACATAAGTTTTTGCGTAAAGGGATTTCTCTTTACGCTTTTATTTTCTACTTATTAATAACTTATTATTTTTGAGACATTATGGCGAAATTACATATTACAACTTGGGGCTGCCAAATGAATGAGTACGACTCATCAAAAATGGCGGATCTTCTAAATTCTACTCACGGGCTAGAACTTACCGATAAACCGGAAGAAGCGGACGTTTTATTACTTAATACCTGCTCAATTCGTGAAAAAGCACAAGAAAAAGTATTCTCGCAACTTGGTCGCTGGAAAAACTGGAAAAAAGATAAACCGGAATTAATTATCGGCGTAGGCGGTTGTGTGGCTTCACAAGAAGGTGAGCACATTCGTGAGCGTGCACCGTTTGTTGATATCGTATTCGGCCCACAAACATTGCACCGTTTACCGGAAATGATCAACAAAATCCGTGGTGGAGACCGTGCGATCGTTGATATTTCTTTCCCGGAAATTGAAAAATTTGACCGCTTGCCGGAACCTCGTGCTGAAGGCCCAACTGCTTTCGTTTCAATTATGGAAGGTTGTAATAAATACTGCTCATTCTGCGTAGTGCCTTACACACGTGGTGAAGAAGTTTCTCGTCCGGTGGATGACGTATTATTTGAAATCGCACAATTAGCGGAACAAGGCGTACGTGAAGTGAACTTACTCGGTCAAAACGTGAATGCTTATCGCGGTGAAACTTTTGACGGTGGCATCTGCACATTTGCAGAGCTACTGCGTTTAGTTGCAGCGATTGACGGTATCGACCGTGTACGCTATACCACCAGCCACCCGATTGAATTTACCGATGACATCATTGAAGTTTATCGTGACACACCTGAATTAGTGAGCTTCTTACACTTACCAATTCAAAGTGGTGCGGATCGTGTATTAACGATGATGAAACGTAACCATACGGCATTAGAGTATAAAGCGATCATTCGTAAACTACGTGAAGTTCGTCCGAATATTCAGATCAGTTCAGACTTTATCGTTGGCTTCCCGGGTGAAACGGCGGAAGACTTCGAACAAACGATGAAAGTGATCGAACAAGTCAACTTTGATATGAGCTTCAGCTTTATCTACTCTGCTCGCCCGGGTACACCGGCAGCTGACTTACCGGATGATATTTCGGAAGAAGAGAAAAAAGAACGTTTAGCGCGTTTACAACAACGTATCAATCATCAAGCAATGCAATTCAGCCGTGCAATGTTAGGCACGGAACAACGTGTATTGGTGGAAGGCCCGTCTAAAAAAGATATTATGGAATTAACCGGCCGTACCGAAAACAACCGTATCGTTAACTTCCAAGGCACACCGGATATGATTGGTAAATTTGTGGACATTAAAATCACCGATGTTTATACCAACTCATTGCGTGGCGATGTAGTGCGAACCGAAGACGAAATGGGCTTACGTGTCGTAGAATCTGCGGCAAGCGTTATCGCCCGTACGCGTAAAGAAGACGAACTAGGTGTCGGCAAATACGTGGTAAATCTGTAAAAGATTAGATAAAAAAACTCAGCCTTATGGCTGAGTTTTTTTATGTACAAACGTTAGAGACAGCTGTAACAAGCGGTCAAATTTAGCCTATTTTTTGCAAATTTTGCAACAAAAAAGACCGCTTGTCGAATGATCTCCTTATGCCGCTTTCTTACGTGCAAGAATACGGTTTGCACATTCTGCTGCCGCGGTTAAACCGCCTGCCATCATAATAATATCTTTCACAATCAAGCGACCAACACCGGATAAATAAGGGAAGCCGTGTGCCGGCGTCGGCATATCACCGCCAAGGTTTGGTACCCACGCCTCCGGTGTCGTAATTAAGAAAGAGAGCGTGACAATCGACATACCAAAGGTAAGTAAACCACCGGCTAAACCTGCAGTTGCATTCCAAATACCAAGTAAGGTTAAAATACCAACGGTTACAATCGTTGCGCCAATAATATAAGAAGCGGTGTAAGTGCCGTTTTCTTTATGCCATTCAATATTTTTCGCCACCATTTTGCCTTCAGGATTTTTATGTAAGGTATATTCCATCACCATTTCACCTTTATCATTCGGCACAAGGTTAGGGCCTTTTTCATACATATAACTGAAGAATGGACTATTCGACACAAAATGCGCAATACCGTCCGCTTCATATTGGCAAACTTTGAGTCCGCCAATCCATGCCATAACGATAAAAATCGCAATACGAATAAAGTTGATAAATTGGCGCTGCATCGGCGCAACGATTTTCGCAACAAATTCAACAAAAATGTTAAATGCGTTCATTTTTAACCTCTATAAATACAAATTCAAGGATAAGAAACAATTTCTTATCACTGTTTCGTACCCCTTAATAAGTATTTCTTACAGGTCAAAACAAATAAATTTTAATTTATAATTAAAAAGTCTAATCAATATATTCTTATGTTAAAAAAGCATAAAAAATGTTTATTATGTAGGCAAAATTAATGAACATAGCCCGCATCAATATCGGCATCCGGATTTACTTTATCGTATTTTTGTTCGTTGGTTTTACCGGTATAAATTTCCGGATTTTCTGCGCCTTCAACAATTAACTTACCTTTTGCCCCTTTATCAGTTCTAAAAATACTGTGATCAATAAAGGTATATTCGCCCGGCACCTTCATTTCCATTTCAACCACAGTAACACCGCCTGCCGGAATCAATGTCGTTTGCACATGATGGTTTTTAAGCGCTCCACCTTCAACATAGACCGTATCAAACGGTTTTCCGATCAAATGGAAAGAAGAGACTTTATTTGGCCCGGCATTACCGACAAACAAACGTACTTTTTCACCGACTTTTGCCTTTAAAGCATTTTCACCTGTCGTTGAACCGACTTTACCGTTAAACACCACATAGTCAGGTAATTCATAACTCGCTTTTGTCATATCGAAAATTTTCAGTTCAGGATTTGCGCCGTCTTTTACATAAAATTCATTTTGCATTAAATAAAATTCTCTATCGACTTTCGGTAATCCCTCTTTTGGTTCTACCAGCATTAAACCGAACATTCCTTTACCCAAATGCACTGAAACCGGATCGGCTCCGCAATGGTATAAATATAATCCCGGTGACATCGCCCGAAAGGCAAACTTTGTTTGCTTACCGATTTCAGTTAAACTTGCTTTAGCTCCACCGTCCGGTGCAGCAGCAGAGTGGAAATCAATCGCATGTGCCATTTTACCGTTTGCCGGATTGGAAACCTGAACTTCAACCATATCTCCCTCACGAACTCGAATAAAAGGTGCCGGCGTTGAACCATTGAACGTCCAATATTTAAATTTCACCCCTTTTTCGATTTCCATCACTTTTTCCAGAGTTTCCAATTTAACCACTACTTTTGCCGGTGTATTGCGCACTAACGGCTTGGGAACATTCGGCGCAACGGTTAATTCCGCCTCAATTGTCGGTAAATTTTTAACCGGAATTAAATCTGGATTTTCAGCTATTGTTTGTTCTGCCATTAGTGGAGCACTAACTAAAAATGCAGCAAAACAAAGGGTAATAAGAGACTTTTTCATCGGTAATTCCTTCGTGTATGAAACCTTCGTTTAAATTATAATGACTAAAATCAACAAGCGGTAGAATTTGAAATAGTTTTTGCAAAACTAAACCGTTTTAGCTAAGATAAATTAACTATTTTTTACTAGATAAAGAGGCGTGTATGAGCAAGATTTGGGTAACAGGCGATGCGGTGGTTGATTTAATTCCGGACGGTGAAAACCACTATTTAAAATGTGCAGGCGGTGCGCCGGCAAACGTTGCGGTAGGAGTTTCACGTTTAGGCGTTGAAGCAGGTTTCATCGGTCGAGTAGGTTTAGATCCGCTTGGCAAATTTATGCAGCAAACTCTTAATGCGGAAAAAGTTTCGACCGAACATATGATCCTTGATCCAAAGCAACGTACTTCTACGGTGATCGTAGGCTTAGATGACGGTGAGCGCAGTTTTACCTTTATGGTGAACCCAAGTGCGGATCAATTCCTTGAAGTCAGTGATTTACCAACCTTCCAAAAAGGTGATTTCCTACACTGTTGTTCTATCGCACTTATCAATGATCCTTCTCGCTCTACCACAATTGAAGCGATTCGCCGGGTAAAAGAAGCAGGCGGCTTCTTCTCATTTGACCCGAATTTACGTGAATCGCTTTGGGCAAGTCTTGAAGAAATGAAACAAGTGGTAAATAGCGTGGTAGCGATGGCAGATGTACTTAAATTCTCTGAAGAAGAATTAACGCTGTTAACCAATACCACTACACTTGAACAAGCAACTCAAGTGATTACCGCGCAATATCCAGAGAAATTAATCATTATTACTTTAGGTAAAGACGGTGCGATTTATCACTTAAACGGTAACAGCCAAGTGGTTGCGGGCAAAGCGTTAAAACCGGTTGATACCACCGGTGCCGGCGACGCCTTCGTAAGCGGCTTACTTGCCGGTTTATCACAAGTTGCGGATTGGAAAGACGAAAGCGTATTAGTGGATGTTATTCGTAAAGCGAATGCTTCTGGCGCTTTAGCAACAACAGCAAAAGGTGCGATGTCAGCATTACCAAACAAAGCAGAGCTAGAAGCATTTTTAGCGCAATAATCACAACAAGCGGTGAAATTTCACCGCTTTTTTGCAATTTAGGATTTTACTATGCACATTTTCAATAACGGCAAATACAAAAGCCTTCACGCAGCAGAACAAGGCGAATTAGCCACAATCCGCCAAACCGTGCTTTCTGATAAGGATTTCTATCCAACCTACCATTTAGCGCCACAAATCGGTTTATTTAACGATCCGAACGGTTTAATTTTTGACGGTGAGAAATACCATATCTTCGCACAATGGTTCCCTTATGATGCCTTGCATGGAATGAAACACTGGGAACATTTTATTACCCGTGATTTCCAAACTTTTGAAAAATCCGACCGCTTGATCCCAGATGAAATGTTTGAATCACATGGTTGCTATTCAGGCGGTGCAATTATGTGGCAAGACAAAATCGTAGCGTTTTACACCGGTAATACTCGCCGTGCGAGCGATAACCAACGTGTTCCGCACCAAAATATTGCGATTTTTGATAAGTCGGGCAAATTATTGGAAAAACGTTGCATTATCGACCAAGCACCAGCCGGCTATACCGAGCATGTTCGTGATCCTAAACCGTTTGTGACTGCGGAAGGCAACATTCGCTTTGTGCTTGGCGCACAACGTGAGAACCTAACCGGAACTTGCTTAGTGTATGAAATGGACGATCTCGATAGTACACCTCGTTTAATTTCCGAATTAGCGGTAAAAGACTTTGATAACAGCAATGTGTTTATGTGGGAATGTCCGGATCTGTTCCAACTTAGCGGTAAAGATGTGTTTGTTTGGTCGCCACAAGGCAAATTACGTGAGGCGCATCAGTTCCAAAACAATTATCACGCGACCTATGCGCTGGGCAAATTAGAGGGGAATAACCTAACAGCCGAGCATATTGAAGAGCTAGACTACGGTTTTGATTTCTATGCTCCTCAGTCAGTACAAAATTCTGATCGTATTGTATTCGGTTGGGTCGGCTTACCGGATTTAACTTATCCGACTGATAAATATAAATGGCATTCAACCTTAAGCCTGCCACGCCAAATAAAAGTAGCAAACGGTAAAATTCAGCAGACACCAATCGTTCAACTCGCCGCAAAACAAGCGGTCGAAATTGACCAAACAATTGCAATTGACAATCTTGATACGGCTTATTTGCAAATTTCTGTCGAAAATCAACCGCTTGCATTAAACTTCTTTAGCAATGATAACGGACAAACATTGGGCTTACGTTATGAGAACGGTTTATTAACACTAGATCGCAGTGCAACGGAGCAGACCGATTTAATGGAAAAATTTGGTAGCCTTCGTCATTGCCAAGTGGATAAACTCGACAGCTTAGAGATTTTCTTTGACCGTTCTGTGGTAGAAATTTTCATCAATAGCGGAGAAAAAGTGATGACATCACGATTCTTTATTGCAAATCGAATCAATCTGTTAGAAACTTCTCGTCCGATAACCGTACAAGTTGCCCAAGTGCAGGCAATTCAAATCCAAAATTAAAATAATAAGGCACAAGTAAAGCTTGTGCCGTTTTACTTCCATACGAAAATCATTTTGAGGAAAAAACCGTGGAATCAAAACCTAAAAAACGTCTAACGCTCAATGATATTGCCGCACTCAGTGGGGTATCAAAAACGACTGCAAGTATGATTCTTAACGGTAAAAGTGATGATTTTCGTATCAAGCCTGAAACTCGCCAAAAAGTACAAGCGATTGCCGAGCAATACGGCTATCGTGCTAATGTTTATGCCAAAGCATTACAAGCACAACGCTCTAACGTTATTGGTTTGGTGATTCCGGATCTCACCAATTACGGCTTTGCATCCACCGCTCGTAATCTTGAAAAGCTATGCCGAGAAAACGGTTTACAGCTAGTGATTGCCTGTTCCGATGATAATCCGCAACAAGAAAAACTGGTGATTGAGCGCTTATTGGATCGTCAGGTCGATTTGCTGATTACCGCACCAACTCACCAAGATCCGAACTATTATCAAAAAATCATTCGTCATACACCGGTCTTGCATATCGACCGCCATATCCCTAATTTGGAACTAAATTACATAATCAGTGATGACACGCCAAGTGTCGCGAAGTTGGTGGAAAATATCGTACGAGCTTATCAACCGAAAGAATTTTTCTATTTAGGCGGTCAATTATCACTTTCACCGAGCGCCTCTCGTCTAGAAGGCTTCTATGAAGGCTTGGAGCAATCACACTTAGCGGCCCAAAGCAGTTGGATTTTACATAAAGATTACCAACCGGAATCGGGCTATCAAATGTTTGCCGAGATCGTTGAACGCTTGGGACGTTTACCCGAAGCGGTATTTACCGCCTCTTACACGATTTTGGAAGGTGTATTACGCTATTTGACCGAACATAAGCAAATGGCAAAATTGATGAATCAAGAGTTACATTTAGCAACTTTTGATGATCATCACTTATTAGACGCTTTGCCGTTTCATATTCACTCGATTGCACAAGATCATGAACAAATTGCGCTGAAAACATTCCAGCTTATGCGAGAAAAGCTACAACGCAAAGCAATTAGTAACGCCAAAGTTGATTGCGAAATTATTTGGCGACACTAAAACAAATATAGTTATTTTTAAAAGGATATCCTATGGCACATTTTTATGAATATTTAGAATTTAGCAGTGACGAAGACCGTGAAAATCAGCTTGAGGTTTACGTTGATGTTAAACTGGAAGCGGAAACCGAAGAAAAGCTTAAAGCACTCGGCGTACAAGGCGACTGGCTAGTGATGGCTGAGCCTTATTGCCCTGATTGTGTAGAAATCGTGGCTTACTTCCAACGTATGACGAAGCTCAATCCGAATATCAAAGTGAAATACGTTTCACGTAAAGATAACAAAGAGCGTAAGCATTTTGACAGTGATGAGCAACAACAAGCGGTTATTTCTGCACAGAAAATTCCAAGTATCTTTGATATTCGTAACGGCAAAACTGAATTAGTTTTATGTGAGTTTCCGCAATTCTTAAAACAGAAAATGGAAGCGGAGCCGGAAAAATTTGATGAACTAAAAGCCGATTTCCGTATGGGCAAATTTGGTAAACAAGTCGAAGCGGAATTATTAGCGATTTTAACGAAGAACGCATAAGCTATTGATAAACCCACCTTACAAGTGCAACCAAGCCCTAATAGGTGGGTTTTCTATATAAGACGTTTTATATAAAACAAATGATAATACGCATAAAACTTCGGAATACGCTGCTTGCTTGAGGAAAGAGAAATTTTAGATATAAAAAAAGCACCTCATGGTGCTATCTTATTTTGAATTGATAAAATGGAGCGGGAAACGAGGCTCGAACTCGCGACCCCGACCTTGGCAAGGTCGTGCTCTACCAACTGAGCTATTCCCGCATTGAAATTATTTTAATTTAAAATAATACTGCGTTGCCTTCGCTTCGCTGTACTATTTGTACTATCCTTCAGCTCGTCGCCTTGTCTTATTTTAAATATAAATAATTTGGAAGTTTATTATCGAATGGTGCCCGAGGCCAGACTTGAACTGGCACGCCCCGAAAGGCGAGGGATTTTAAATCCCTTGCGTCTACCGATTCCGCCACTCGGGCTTCGATAATTAATTTTATTTTAAGCTTTAAAATGGTGCCCGAGGCCAGACTTGAACTGGCACGCCCCGAAAGGCGAGGGATTTTAAATCCCTTGCGTCTACCGATTCCGCCACTCGGGCACAACCGTTTTAAATCTTAAAATGGAGCGGGAAACGAGGCTCGAACTCGCGACCCCGACCTTGGCAAGGTCGTGCTCTACCAACTGAGCTATTCCCGCATAATTTAAATTTTGTCATTCTAAAATGGTGCCCGAGGCCAGACTTGAACTGGCACGCCCCGAAAGGCGAGGGATTTTAAATCCCTTGCGTCTACCGATTCCGCCACTCGGGCTCATCTTAAAATGGAGCGGGAAACGAGGCTCGAACTCGCGACCCCGACCTTGGCAAGGTCGTGCTCTACCAACTGAGCTATTCCCGCAATAAAAACGCTACGTTATTGCGTAGCGATTTATGTGCCGTATTTTAGGGATTTTTGAAAAGTTGTCAAACACAAATTTCAAAAAAAGTTTCGTTAGGCGAAAAATCAATCCATTTGACGATTTTTTGCTATAAATCCGTTTATTATTCCAAAAAGCAATAAAGAAAACAGAATAGTTATTGGAATCCCAACTTCAATTTTCATAATAATGATTACACTTTATATTTGTACGAGGATCTTATGTTAATTTCTGGTCTATTTTGTGGTTTCCTACTTGGTTTCGTAATGCAACGTGGACGTTTCTGTATTACCGGTGCATTTAGAGATCTCTATGTCACTAAAAGCAAAAAGATGTTTATTGCATTATTAATTGCAATCAGCGTTCAGTCCATTGGCTTTTTTATCCTTCAAGAAGTCGGTTTTATTAATTTCCAACCGGCTGAGAATTTCTCACCGGTTGCGGTTATAAGCGGAGCTTTTCTCTTTGGTATCGGCATTATTCTGGCAGGCGGTTGTGCAACCGGTACTTGGTACCGTGCCGGTGAAGGATTAGTCGGTAGTTGGATTGCGTTAGCTACCTATATGCTATTTAGTGCAATACTGAGAACCGGCCCGTTAGGTTCATTTAACAATGAATTACGTAGTATAACTATCGAACATAAAACTATTTATGAAAGTTTTGGTATTTCTCCTTGGATTTTAGTCATTCTGATTGTTGGTATTACTGGATTTGCCGTCTTTCAGCAACTGCGCAAGCCCAAAACTAAAGTCGCGACACTCAAACCGAAAAAAACAGGCTTAGCCCACATTTTATTTGAAAAACGTTGGGATCCGTTTGTTACAGCTATCATCATCGGCATTATTGCGATTTTTGCTTGGATCTTTAGCGTACCGACAGGTCGTGAATTCGGTTTAGGTATTACCAGCCCTTCTGCAAATTTATTACAATTTTTAGTTACCGGAGAAAGCAAATTTATTAACTGGGGCGTATTACTGGTGTTAGGTATTTTAATTGGTTCTTTTATTGCGGCGAAAGGTGCAAATGAATTCAGAGTAAGGGTACCGGACAGTAAAACTGTGATTTATAGCGCAACTGGTGGGGTATTGATGGGAATCGGCGCTACACTTGCCGGAGGCTGCTCGATCGGTAATGGCTTAGTCGAAACCTCATTCTTTTCTTGGCAAGGTTGGGTATCGCTCCCAATGATGATTTTAGGCACTTGGGTGGCCGCCTACTTTACGATTATTAAACCGCGTGCAAACGCATAAACACTCTATAAGGAATAATAAAATGCAAGTAAAATTAGAAACATCCGGCTTAGTCTGCCCTTTCCCGCTTGTAGAAGCTAAAGATGCAATGGCGAAACTAAATAAAGGCGATGAACTTGTCATTGAATTTGACTGTACTCAAGCTACCGAAGCTATCCCCAACTGGGCAGCGGAAGAAGGTTATGACGTGACAGACTTCGAACAAATTGATGATGCGAAGTGGACGATTACTGTTGTGAAATAGCCAAAAGCAAGCGGTGACATTTTGCTAAAAATTTGCAAATTTTCACCGCTTGCCCTTAATGAATTAAACCAATTTTTCAATCAAAGCTGAAACAAATTCCAATCGTTCCGCATTGCTTGCAAGCGGTAAATTAAAGCGGAATTTTTGCGCGCCTTCAAATTTATAGACGTTCTTATCCGATTGAATCAGTTGTAAAAACTTCATCGGGTCAGGTTGTGCGCTCGGTTTAAATTCCAAATAGCCACCGTTAATCCCTGCATCAACTTTCTTCAAGCCGAGCGGTGTTGCCAAATGACGAAGCTGAGTAATTTGGAATAGATTTTTCGTTGCCTCCGGTAATACTCCGAAGCGGTCGATAAGTTCGACTTTCAAATCTTTCAATGCATCAACACTTTCTGCCGAAGCGATCCGTTTATAGAACGATAAACGCATATTCACATCCGGTACATAATCGTCTGGTAACAATGCCGGTATGCGTAATTCGATTTCTACCTGATTTTGAGTGATTTCTTCTAAAGTCGGTTCACGCCCTTCTTGCAACGCTTTTACTGCATTTTCAAGCAGATCCATATAGAGTGAGAAACCGATACTTTCAATCTGTCCGCTTTGTTCAGAGCCGAGCAATTCGCCCGCTCCACGGATTTCTAAATCGTGAGTCGCTAGCACAAATCCGGCACCAAGGTTATCAATCGAACTGAGCGCTTCCAAACGCTGTTGAGCGTCTTTGGTTAATGTTTTTGGCGGTGGTGTCAGCAAATAGGCGTAAGCCTGATGATGAGAACGTCCGACACGTCCACGTAACTGGTGCAGCTGTGCCAAGCCGAATTTATCCGCACGATCAATAATAATCGTGTTAGCGGTCGGCACGTCAATTCCCGTTTCGATAATGGTTGAGCAAACCAACAAATTAAAACGCTGATGATAAAAATCGCTCATCACACGTTCCAATTCACGTTCACGCATTTGTCCATGCCCAATCACAATC contains these protein-coding regions:
- a CDS encoding glycoside hydrolase family 32 protein is translated as MHIFNNGKYKSLHAAEQGELATIRQTVLSDKDFYPTYHLAPQIGLFNDPNGLIFDGEKYHIFAQWFPYDALHGMKHWEHFITRDFQTFEKSDRLIPDEMFESHGCYSGGAIMWQDKIVAFYTGNTRRASDNQRVPHQNIAIFDKSGKLLEKRCIIDQAPAGYTEHVRDPKPFVTAEGNIRFVLGAQRENLTGTCLVYEMDDLDSTPRLISELAVKDFDNSNVFMWECPDLFQLSGKDVFVWSPQGKLREAHQFQNNYHATYALGKLEGNNLTAEHIEELDYGFDFYAPQSVQNSDRIVFGWVGLPDLTYPTDKYKWHSTLSLPRQIKVANGKIQQTPIVQLAAKQAVEIDQTIAIDNLDTAYLQISVENQPLALNFFSNDNGQTLGLRYENGLLTLDRSATEQTDLMEKFGSLRHCQVDKLDSLEIFFDRSVVEIFINSGEKVMTSRFFIANRINLLETSRPITVQVAQVQAIQIQN
- a CDS encoding LacI family DNA-binding transcriptional regulator; protein product: MESKPKKRLTLNDIAALSGVSKTTASMILNGKSDDFRIKPETRQKVQAIAEQYGYRANVYAKALQAQRSNVIGLVIPDLTNYGFASTARNLEKLCRENGLQLVIACSDDNPQQEKLVIERLLDRQVDLLITAPTHQDPNYYQKIIRHTPVLHIDRHIPNLELNYIISDDTPSVAKLVENIVRAYQPKEFFYLGGQLSLSPSASRLEGFYEGLEQSHLAAQSSWILHKDYQPESGYQMFAEIVERLGRLPEAVFTASYTILEGVLRYLTEHKQMAKLMNQELHLATFDDHHLLDALPFHIHSIAQDHEQIALKTFQLMREKLQRKAISNAKVDCEIIWRH
- a CDS encoding thioredoxin family protein — its product is MAHFYEYLEFSSDEDRENQLEVYVDVKLEAETEEKLKALGVQGDWLVMAEPYCPDCVEIVAYFQRMTKLNPNIKVKYVSRKDNKERKHFDSDEQQQAVISAQKIPSIFDIRNGKTELVLCEFPQFLKQKMEAEPEKFDELKADFRMGKFGKQVEAELLAILTKNA
- a CDS encoding YeeE/YedE family protein, which produces MLISGLFCGFLLGFVMQRGRFCITGAFRDLYVTKSKKMFIALLIAISVQSIGFFILQEVGFINFQPAENFSPVAVISGAFLFGIGIILAGGCATGTWYRAGEGLVGSWIALATYMLFSAILRTGPLGSFNNELRSITIEHKTIYESFGISPWILVILIVGITGFAVFQQLRKPKTKVATLKPKKTGLAHILFEKRWDPFVTAIIIGIIAIFAWIFSVPTGREFGLGITSPSANLLQFLVTGESKFINWGVLLVLGILIGSFIAAKGANEFRVRVPDSKTVIYSATGGVLMGIGATLAGGCSIGNGLVETSFFSWQGWVSLPMMILGTWVAAYFTIIKPRANA
- a CDS encoding sulfurtransferase TusA family protein encodes the protein MQVKLETSGLVCPFPLVEAKDAMAKLNKGDELVIEFDCTQATEAIPNWAAEEGYDVTDFEQIDDAKWTITVVK